A stretch of the Solanum dulcamara chromosome 6, daSolDulc1.2, whole genome shotgun sequence genome encodes the following:
- the LOC129892623 gene encoding uncharacterized protein LOC129892623 has translation MSSLLTSQGVVFATAMAVSAGTMILLATFRLQKSQELSFNSISNIPPRSCISTDGKKKEKKKKKVKFAEDVVEPSGNSEEYRKLRHFNNNNNNNNFRPENNDEVFSSFSNSDSNDLKKLGKVQEMPANRATLYNAMLKGRVINRVTYSY, from the exons ATGTCTTCTTTGTTGACTTCTCAAGGTGTAGTATTTGCCACAGCCATGGCTGTCTCTGCAGGCACTATGATCCTTTTAGCCACTTTTCGTCTACAAAAATCTCAAGAATTATCcttcaattcaatttcaaataTCCCTCCTCGATCCTGCATCTCTACAG ATGgcaagaagaaggagaaaaaaaagaagaaggtgaaatttgCAGAAGATGTGGTGGAGCCAAGTGGGAATAGTGAAGAATATAGAAAGCTTCgtcattttaataataataataataataataattttcgTCCTGAAAATAATGACGaagtcttttcttctttttcaaattcgGATTCAAATGATTTAAAGAAGCTTGGGAAAGTGCAAGAAATGCCGGCCAACAGGGCGACCCTCTACAATGCTATGCTCAAGGGTCGGGTCATCAACCGGGTCACTTATTCCTATTAA